The following is a genomic window from Amycolatopsis sp. BJA-103.
GTTCGACCTCGCGGTCCGGGAACCGGTCCTTCACCGCGGCGACGCTGTCGCGCAGTCCGTCGGGATGCGTGCCGAACAGGCGCAGCCGTTCGAGCCCCGGCAACGCGGTGAGCAGGTACGGCAGGGTCCGGATCCCCTGCGCGCCGGTGCCGACCATGAGCGCGGTGCGCGCCCCCGGCCGGGCACAGGTCCGCGCGATCAGCGCGGTGCTGGCGGGCGTGCGGGTGGCGCCGACCCGATGGCAGTCCATGAGCGCGAACGGGAGGCCGGTGGTGTCGTCGTAGAGGGTGATCGTCGTGTAGTACTTCTCGGCCGACGTGCTTCCCTGCCGGTAGCTCGTCTTGAACGCGGCCTGTTCGAGGGAACCGTCGTAACCGAGCATCGAGTACGCGACGGCGTCCCGCGCGGGATCCGGCATCGGCACCATCAGCTTCGCCGGGTTGCGCGACGCTCCGGACGCGTAGGCGAGGTAGCCGTCTTCGACCATCGTGATCGCCTCGTGCGGCGCGAGTTCGAGGTTGTGCAGATCCGTCCGGGTGAGGATGTGCAGCGAGGGGCCGGAGTTCATGAACGGTCGACCTTTCTGGTGGACAGGATGGTGGACGGTGTGACACGCGCGTCCCGGATCTCGAGAGCGCGATCGGAGCACGCACCGACCAAGGGCAGGTCATGGCTGATGAAGAGCACGCCGAGGCCGTCTTCGTCCGCGGCACGGCGCACGGTCGTGACGACGGCGGCGGTCGTCGCCGGATCGAGCGCGGCGGTCATCTCGTCGCACAGGAGGTAGCGGGGTTCGCCGACGAGCGCGCGGGCGATCGCGGCCCGCTGCAACTGCCCGTCCGACACCTGGCGCGGGTACCGGTCCAGCAGTCCGGACGGGAGATCCGCCTTGGCGCACAAGCGTTCCCAGTCCACGCCGGACTCGGTCGCGCAGATCTCGATCGACCGGCGCAGGGTCAGGCGGGGATCGACGGACCGGCGCGGGGACTGGAAGAGCATCGCCACCCGGCCGCCGATGCGCACCTCGCCTTCCAGCGGCTTGTCGAGTCCGGCGAGGACGCGGGCCAGCGACGTCTTGCCGCTGCCGGACGGCCCGACGAGACCGACGATCTCCCCCGGCCCGACGTCCAGGTCGACGCCGGAGAGCAGCGGCGTGCGGCCGTGGCCGACCGCGACAGAGCGAACCGAAAGCATGATCAACTCCCGTGGTGACGGTCGGCGGGCAACGGATTCAGCCCGTTTTCGGGAAGCGCGGCCAGCAGGTCGCGGGTGTAGTCGTGCTTCGGCGTCGTGAGGACGTCGGCCGCGCGCCCGGTCTCGACGACACGCGAAGCGAGCATCACGGTCAGGTCCGCGTCGTCCGGCAGCGCACCGAGGTCGTGGGTGGTCACCAGCACGACGCGGTCCCGGCCCAGCCCGGTGAGCAACGCGACGATGTCGCTTGACCGCTCCCGGTCGAGCGCGGACGTCGGTTCGTCCGCGACCACCACCGGCGGATCGCCCGCCAGCGCGGCCGCGATCGCCGCCCGCTGCACCATCCCGCCCGAAAGCTCGTGCGGGTACTTCCTCAGCGCGCCGGCTTCGAGGCCCACGAGCGCGAGCAGTTCCTCCGGCCCGCGTTCGCCGCGAAGGTGGCGAACCGTTTCCGCGAGCTGCCCGCCGAGCCGCCGGACGGGCGTGAAGCAGGTCATCGCGGACTGTGGCACCACACCGATCACGCTTCCCCTGCGCGGTTCCGGATGGCCGTCGACCGACACCTTCCCGGTCAGCTTCGCGGAAGCGGGGAGAAGCCCGGTCACGGCCGCGCACAGGGTGGACTTCCCCGAACCCGAGCCGCCGATCACGAAATGCGGCCTGCCGGGCAGGGCGACGAGATCGACGTCCGTGAGCGCGTGACCGGCGGGGTACCGCACGTTGACGCCTTCGAGCGACAGCGTCACGCCATCACCTCCGGACGACGGGTCAACGACCGGCCCAGCGCCGAAAGCGCCAGGGTGACCGCGACGATCGCGCCCGCCGGGAACACCAGCCGCCACCAGTGCCCGAGCAGCAGCGCTTCCCCGGACTCGGCGAGCAGCGTGCCCAGCGAGGCCTGGTGCGGCGGCAACCCGACACCGAGGAAGGACAGTGTCGACTCGTGCCATACGGCGTGGGCGACCAG
Proteins encoded in this region:
- a CDS encoding ornithine cyclodeaminase — translated: MNSGPSLHILTRTDLHNLELAPHEAITMVEDGYLAYASGASRNPAKLMVPMPDPARDAVAYSMLGYDGSLEQAAFKTSYRQGSTSAEKYYTTITLYDDTTGLPFALMDCHRVGATRTPASTALIARTCARPGARTALMVGTGAQGIRTLPYLLTALPGLERLRLFGTHPDGLRDSVAAVKDRFPDREVELVDDVEAAARESDIVVAASGRAAHPKIRLGWLPPGGLLISVASKGVQEGTLAEADYTVATNGAQVEVTGQRMAGPDGVFRIDAELPDILAGRAPGRCGDDDRVFAFSSGMIITDIPVAHALAARAIAAGRGREVALWT
- a CDS encoding ABC transporter ATP-binding protein, with protein sequence MLSVRSVAVGHGRTPLLSGVDLDVGPGEIVGLVGPSGSGKTSLARVLAGLDKPLEGEVRIGGRVAMLFQSPRRSVDPRLTLRRSIEICATESGVDWERLCAKADLPSGLLDRYPRQVSDGQLQRAAIARALVGEPRYLLCDEMTAALDPATTAAVVTTVRRAADEDGLGVLFISHDLPLVGACSDRALEIRDARVTPSTILSTRKVDRS
- a CDS encoding ATP-binding cassette domain-containing protein — protein: MTLSLEGVNVRYPAGHALTDVDLVALPGRPHFVIGGSGSGKSTLCAAVTGLLPASAKLTGKVSVDGHPEPRRGSVIGVVPQSAMTCFTPVRRLGGQLAETVRHLRGERGPEELLALVGLEAGALRKYPHELSGGMVQRAAIAAALAGDPPVVVADEPTSALDRERSSDIVALLTGLGRDRVVLVTTHDLGALPDDADLTVMLASRVVETGRAADVLTTPKHDYTRDLLAALPENGLNPLPADRHHGS